Genomic DNA from Cucumis melo cultivar AY chromosome 10, USDA_Cmelo_AY_1.0, whole genome shotgun sequence:
ttgtgTGAATTAATTGAGGTTGGAGAAATTTGATGGAAAAGATTGGAGAGGAAGTTATAATGCATTGATATTGTTAGAACATGTTCTAACTCATGGCCCAAAAAGCTTTGTTGAAGAATTTGAAGATGATAATTACAAACAAGTTTTGATGGAGATGGATGGCTTCCACTTTGTTGATCACAAAGGGTTTGTCCAACATACTTCaactattcttttcttttattattattattattattattgctaattaatttattgaactgagttttaatttttgaataATTGATGGGTTTGTACACCAAAATCTtcattacaaaaagaaaaaaaagaaaaaaaaaaagatcaattcCAAAGGAATAAAATCCTTCTAACATCTAATCATTTCAAAAACACAAATTGAGACACATAAATCATGAAATAATTCTATTCTCATTATTTGCAATTTGCGTTTTTTCGTTTGGTATCTAAAAATTTACTCataattcattttcatttaaattacaagttcgaattttgatttttcaacatttatttaaatataacaattgcgaaaataaaaaatcaaactttcaaCTTGAAAGAAAGTTTGTTCGTAAACTTCATTTACGAAGGGATTAGAGCCCTGAAAATTTAacataaaactttttttttcaattaaattggGAAATTAGGAAAACAAATTTATTGTAAACTAAATAAAATGGCAACGCTTTCCGTAATAACAAAAAATCACAGAGAAAATGAAACTTAGTTCCAATGTTGTGTCTAAATCTACAAAAAAGCTAAGTTTGGAATCACCAAAACTTGGGAAACTTGTAATGGGCATGACTAAAATTTGTAATTGTAATATCGTTGATTATTGTTGTACAAAAGTAATAAAGCGTAATTGAAATTCCAGATTCGATTGGGGACAGAGCGTGAGGAAATTAAGCGGAAGAGTAATAAAGCTTCTGGAGGATCAAGAATTTCTACAACAAGAAAGAATTAAAGCTCGAAACCTTAATCGCGGAATCCATGGATTCGGAAACCTCAACCGCCGATCCTTTCCCTTTCCCGATTCACGACCCGTAAGACTCAATTACAACAAACACCTCCACTCTGCTTCCAACGATCGGAAAATGGCGATTGATGAGAAGGAAGAGGAAACTAGAAAGAATGCGAAAGGGAAATTGAAGGAAAATGGTGAAAATATGGAGATTGATCATCCGTTTTCTCCGATTAAGCATCATCGCCTTTCACAATCTCTTCTACAGAATAACGGTCACTCCTCTCCTCCTCCGCTACAAAACTGATACCCCAATTTA
This window encodes:
- the LOC103500210 gene encoding epsin-2-like → MEDNYFRELKKQAYFFFKTNIKMARLALTDVTPAQLLTEEATSGNPWPPDSPTMREITRATFEVDDFFRIVEILHKRLEKFDGKDWRGSYNALILLEHVLTHGPKSFVEEFEDDNYKQVLMEMDGFHFVDHKGFDWGQSVRKLSGRVIKLLEDQEFLQQERIKARNLNRGIHGFGNLNRRSFPFPDSRPVRLNYNKHLHSASNDRKMAIDEKEEETRKNAKGKLKENGENMEIDHPFSPIKHHRLSQSLLQNNGHSSPPPLQN